In the Panulirus ornatus isolate Po-2019 chromosome 45, ASM3632096v1, whole genome shotgun sequence genome, one interval contains:
- the LOC139763012 gene encoding uncharacterized protein has protein sequence MMYWTIIVALVPWAAMGVAVGVPEELGCGRGCYCWLQNPAAREYRVICNETANQEVMLTEAVFEAAQEEMAYKTYVRVEAVASLVVKEGFIEQWRQYHSCALDIWSVNKLWLPETAPFLHGFHAKWKHVFAGVGLVNVTVDSLPAGLFSGKQSAGLRLTKCYVGRISSELLGNVKSLKYLEIRQSSVGLLEGPLGRKDLLVKGGTKGKYPVYVVSSTIGQVGKGALRLTATSKEDLVFHEVILGQLAAGAVNLFGRAKLVLDRCQVADMPQLAITLHNKTSVAITNSTLVLQRGALSNLPCSFYQHHIHSNQMLLLSEDGDHAPDPRNHTEDVDQVSSTRQRLVEMLEIVLHPTCVEDNLPPWLHRPSTTSLPPYPEEMRDSSLLKTGLYSFVGGSGIAIIMVFVLTCLLVRARRRRPITSRDNQVVVMSQLTPDTIYEDPAFLQAAPPPVPPPPTFQLSDTFPGKNGACSSGDDQDRDDCCTVSRPLMKAEENEYVLMLGSAGTTRGHTADATRGHTLGSAGTTRGHTADATRGHTLGRTDATVGTPQHPTGQAGPTPDM, from the exons ATGATGTATTGGACCATCATTGTAGCACTGGTGCCGTGGGCGGCTATGGGCGTGGCTGTGGGCGTACCGGAGGAGcttgggtgtgggcgtgggtgctACTGTTGGCTTCAGAACCCCGCTGCAAGGGAATACCGTGTTATCTGCAACGAGACAGCCAATCAG gaggtgaTGCTGACGGAGGCTGTGTTCGAAGCGGCACAGGAGGAAATGGCGTACAAGACGTACGTGAGGGTGGAGGCTGTGGCGTCCCTAGTGGTGAAGGAAGGATTCATCGAGCAATGGCGGCAATACCACTCCTGTGCCCTGGACATCTGGTCAGTGAACAAGCTCTGGCTGCCAGAGACAGCGCCCTTCCTCCATGGCTTCCATGCTAAGTGGAAACATGTCTTCGCTG GTGTGGGTCTGGTGAACGTCACTGTGGACTCCTTACCCGCTGGACTCTTCAGCGGGAAGCAGAGTGCAGGACTTCGACTCACGAAATGCTACGTAGGACGCATATCCTCAGAGCTGCTGGGAAATGTGAAGAGCCTGAAGTACCTGGAGATCCGGCAATCCTCTGTAGGACTCCTGGAAGGACCCCTGGGTAGGAAGGACCTACTAGTGAAGGGAGGAACTAAAGGTAAATATCCTGTGTATGTGGTCAGTTCAACGATAGGTCAGGTGGGTAAGGGCGCGCTACGTCTGACAGCCACGTCCAAGGAAGACCTCGTGTTTCATGAGGTCATCCTCGGACAGCTGGCAGCCGGGGCTGTGAACCTCTTCGGACGGGCTAAGCTGGTGCTGGATAGATGCCAGGTGGCCGACATGCCCCAGCTGGCTATCACACTACATAATAAAACCTCCGTCGCCATTACGAACAGCACGCTGGTCTTGCAGCGTGGAGCGCTGTCCAACCTACCCTGCTCCTTCTACCAACACCACATCCACTCCAACCAGATGCTCCTCCTCTCTGAAGACGGTGACCACGCCCCTGACCCTCGTAACCACACGGAGGACGTGGACCAGGTCTCTTCCACACGCCAACGTCTGGTGGAGATGTTGGAGATCGTCCTCCACCCGACCTGTGTGGAGGACAACCTTCCACCTTGGCTCCACCGGCCGTccaccacgtccctccctccctatccagaAGAGATGAGGGATAGTTCCCTGCTGAAGACGGGGCTGTATAGCTTCGTGGGCGGAAGTGGTATAGCCATTATCATGGTGTTCGTCCTCACGTGTCTGCTCGTCCGTGCGCGACGCCGTCGACCAATCACCAGCCGGGATAACCAGGTGGTAGTCATGAGCCAGCTGACCCCAGACACCATCTATGAGGACCCTGCCTTCCTCCAGGCagccccaccacctgtccctcctccccCGACCTTCCAGCTCTCTGACACCTTCCCGGGGAAGAACGGCGCATGTTCTTCTGGGGACGACCAGGACAGAGACGACTGCTGTACTGTCAGTCGTCCACTCATGAAGGCGGAGGAAAACGAGTACGTGCTCATGCTTGGCAGCGCTGGCACTACACGTGGTCATACAGCTGACGCTACACGTGGTCATACACTTGGCAGCGCTGGCACTACACGTGGTCATACAGCTGACGCTACACGTGGTCATACACTAGGCAGAACTGACGCTACAGTTGGCACTCCGCAACACCCTACTGGTCAGGCAGGCCCAACACCAGATATGTAA